The nucleotide window GTTCTCAGAGGTAGAGCCAACTCTTCCTACAGCCAAAAAGATATATTCATCCAAGAAATCACGAGCAagcatctgaaaagaaaattttttgttACCTACTGAGATAAACAAATTTCTAACTAATATTTGCCACATCTTTTTAGCCATTGGaaccaccaaaaaaacaaaagctgcAACATCAAACAGTACCTGTATTTCCTTAGGAAAAGTAGCACTAAACATCATAGTGTGGCGGACACCCTTTGGAGGCATAGTATCTTGTTCAACTATTCTACGTATCTGAGGTTCAAACCCCATATCCAACATCCGATCAGCTTCATCTAACACCAAGTATCTATCATGAAAAAAGAGAGTTCAGAATTTGAGAGAAAACAAAGGATGGTTTTAGTATGGCTGTacctataattatatattaaggTAGTTAAATTCCTCACAGTGCATGATTTGACACAGACACAGCACAAGATTCTTGCCACTAAGTAAGTCATCCAAAATCACACAGCCAAATTAGCTCTTATGACTTGACTGTCCCATGATCTGGTCATTCTCAGCCTctactaaaatgttaataatttttcaaCATTGAAATTATAATGAACTTTTTATAAAAGTTAGAAGACCCATGgccagtaatttttaaaaattaacatacttGCAAAAGTCTAATCCAATCTTTCCTCTTTCCATCATATCCACTAGACGTCCTGGAGTGGCTACTAGCAAGTGGCATCCACGTTCTAAGTCTCGAATCTGCTGACCAATATCAGCACCACCATAAACCACACAAGGACGAACTCTAGATCGGTATGAAAACTATAAGCAAAGAAATTTTATTAACTTCAAGGTCAAGATTTTTACATGGTCATAAAACATATCATTAGAATCAATGACAAAGCTAGTAATCACTCAAATGCATACTTACTTTTCTGGCTTCCTCATAGATCTGTACTGCCAATTCTCGTGTTGGTGCTAATACCAAGGAGATTGGGTATTGTTTGCGGCGCCCATACCTTCCATTTTCCTAAGAAATGGAAATAAGTTAACTCtaccatcatttttaaaaagtttatcacAACATAATTCCCTTTTATAACTTATAGATTACACTTAAATGGTTTTTCATTAGGTAGATTGAAGTCTTAGCATCATTTTGAAAGCTCTCGATAGCCACCTACAAAGTTCTACAATCATTTcccatattaataaatatttaccttCATGGCCCTCAAAGCCTCGCCTGGACCATCTGAATAAATCTGACTCAAGATGGGCAAGAGAAATGCTGCAGTTTTTCCAGACCCTGtggaaagaaagaatattcattcaattacaaaaaaaaaaaaacaaaacccaccagcagccaggcacagtggtacacacctatagtcccaactactcccaggagttcaaggcggCTACAGTGCAATATGATTgcatctgtgaatagccactgttcTCCGGCCTGGGTAACACAGGGAGATCCcattgctcatttaaaaaacaaaaacaaaaaaacagcctGCTTATTACTTTTGAACAGATACTCATAGATGACAGTGTTTTGTAACCGCTCTATTACTAGTGATTTAgtaattatcatttattattattaattatttagttattttactttaaattctttGATCCATCTATGACAGGAGTCGGCAAACTGAGgtccagtttatttttataaataaagctctTATGGAATACAGCCATGCCCAATAATTTATGTATCATCTATGGCTTCATTCACATcacaacagcagagctgagtagtttgCAAAAGACCATATGGTCcagaaaaatcaaaaattattttattatctggtcctttacaggaaAAAGATGACAGTGTTTTACTCTCATCAAGTGAGCTTACCTGTTTGGGCACAAGCCATCaagtctcttttctctttgataATAGGAATAGCATGCTTTTGCACTGGAGTTGGGCGAGTATAACGAGTAAGCTCAATGTTTCCCATGATAATTTCTCCCATCTCAACATCGCTGAACTGTTAAGAAATTCAATGGGGTTAGAAATGCTAGAAATACTACCTGGAGCCATTTCTGTTTTACGCGAATATAATAATGGAAACAACCAACTAACAGCTATTTTGTAACTTAGTTTACAGTTGCTTTAAGTAAAATGATCATGTTACATTTTGAGAAAAACCAACTCCAGGCTTCATCTACATTGGAGAAGATTTTGAGTTTTTCCTATGCTGGAACCATTTTCTATTTCAGGTAGTGAATTATTGATAATGGTGACATTGAACTTGACCTCTCCCTTATACAAACCTATGAGGTGTTTGGTCTATATATACCCTTAGGAAGCCCACCTCATTCTGATGTGCCatgaaaacatttgtacttccCTCTGTCTTAAAAAGTCAAGCAAAAATACTTACACTTTCAATATGTGGAGGACAGTTGTTACCTGTTGCCTCAACTGGAATGTCATCATATTTCTCAAAGTTAATCCCAGTGTTGCCTCCAGAAAAGAGTTCCCTGAAATCAAGAGATTGTTAAGATTGTTAAGTTTGTTATATAAGCTAATAAGGCTAATCACaattaacatatatttcaaaaactTACTGCTCCAAGCGTTCACTTGGTGGGAGTGGTTTTGACCAATCATCTTCATCTGATTTGTCACACCAGCGACTGTTTCCACCACGTTCAAATTTGCCAAAGCCACTTCTGTCACCACGGCTGCCAATGCCATCATAGTCATTCCGTCCACGATCATCAAACCTGCACAGCATAAGCAATTAATCACAACCATATCATTTAACCATTATCAGAGTCCTACTGCTACTCTAGAACTGTCTCTGGAGATAAATTATTCATGATGGCTGACTACAAGGATGTCAACAGTCCAATTCTAACTTATTCTTATTTGACATTTAAGACTCTAATTAACCAGATTGtatgtatcatttatttaacttcattttctaaaatcaatATCCTTCTTTATATGTCTATAAAGCCTAAACAGGCATCATACATGCCAAAATTAAGaatcaagttttttaaatttaaaatcagcaCATAGCTCACACCTTCATTTAAAGTGCTCATCTAAATATATTTAGTGgtatggaaaagaagaaaatagcacaCCAGATATCAATTGTCCTAGTTATACCAGGATGTCACTTAAGGGACAATTCGCCTGTGTGACAGAATTTGGATAAAAGGTAGAAAATAATCCTTACCTGAATTAAGATGTTTTTAGTTTTAGGCCTGTTTGCGAAAAATCAGGACACAGGACTAACCACAGCTATTAGGCGCTTGAGGTCAGTTCACCACACTTGTATAATCAAAAATATAAGGTGTTTAAAAATTGTCAGAGTCCACAAAAATCCCAACCAAATTAGGCCATTCCCTAGATGAACTTACtcttttaaatagaatatataaaattagagaaacagaaaaataacttatCTCATTATGCCAAAGAGCTTATTCATATTTTCATCTAATTTCTATGTAACAGGTTCAATTTAGTAAAGACCTCTAACAACTAAGAAAATACAATGACTAAACAGACATAATGCTTAATATCCAAACAGGTGGTCAGGATGAAGACTTACCAAATTAACAACTAATCCATAAACTGCtattacacatacacataagGTGAGAAGACAAGAAATCACTTACCTTCCCCTTGGTCCACTTCCACGATCACTGAAGAAACTAGACTTCCCTCTTGAATCACTTCGAGACCCAAAACTACTATATGCATCCTTATCTTTGCTAGAACTCCACCCCGAACCGTCTTTATCGTAGAATCCTTTAATTAGAAACACACGCACACAATACCATTTTATTGTAGTCATTAGAAATATGAATCATGTTAAGGTATTATCAATCTTTCTGAATTTGAAGGCCTCCACTGAAGGGTCAATCTCAAGGTGTTCCTATCATGGCACTAGAAGAGAACCAAGATTTAGAGCTGGTTTATACCACCAGCACATAAAACCTCTCTGCTAGAAAATACTGTATTCTGAAATCAAGCAATCTGACAGTCTAAGAATGTTCTTGAGTGAATACTACCTCTAAGTGATTAATAGCTTTGCCTGTAACACAATGATTATCACATTGTTATATGACCATCATGATGtaatttccattcattttataGGTGTGAAAGAGTTTACTAGGAAACAGTTAGCACTGTCTCATTTTTTCTTAGAAGTGGTTTCCATTCAGGACATTCTTAGAGTGTCTGATTACTTGGTTTAATATAGTATTTTCCAGTTTCAAAATTATAAGTGCTTTGTACACATGAAACACTCTACTGTCAAATGGTACTATTTTAGTGGTTCATCTACTATGTGCTTGATGAGAATCAGGAACACCTGGGAAAAGGAAAACCCTCATCCTTACACATTCTCAGTGTAGAGAAGTTCCTGGGTACAGCTATAAATATTCAGGTGAGAGACGACAAAGGGAAAAATTAGCCCAAAGACAGGTAGAGGATTTAACTAGCTTCAGTGACACCACCTTATTAAATAGTCAGAGATAGTTAAGTTActttccttctgccttccacctcTACCATTAGCCAGCCAACTGACCAACAGCCTTTGCTAGCAATGAAGAGTCAGGTTAGATTTCTAGATCTCTCCCAGCTCTAAAACCTCCATGATACTGCCTCTCTGATTCCTGTCACTGCAACAAACGGGCAACACTAAATATACAAGAGGGTCTCAATTCCAGCTAGTATATTCTAAGAATACCAAGAACATCCATGACGATAAAGACAAACTCTGCAATAACTTCACCTAAAAAGAACATAATAAAGTGACCTGGTAGAAGTAATACAGATTTAATATCCATGCATTACCAGGGACAGTGAAACTAATGCAGACTATATATGGAGAAGGAAGAATGACAGCAAACCATGGGCTTCCCAGTGGACTCTCCACCCTTCCAATCCTTTCCTCTTGGCTTTTAAATAGTTTCCCTGACATTCCCCCCTTTGTTCTTCCAAATTTTAGATCACTTATTTTATGGAATATACAGCAGCCAAACAGTTATCTCATAACATGAAACATCTACTAGTTATCTAATACTACATTACAAACGTAATAGGAAAAGGCACCAGGTATCGTAACACCTTTTGGactaaacttttcaaatgaagcaaTTAAGGCAAGGAGATGAAACCAGAAAATCACTTTCAACTCCACAATAAGCCCATCTTCACTTTGGCACCTTTACAGGACAGAAATAACTGGGTTGTTATCACCATGCAGTTTGGTTTACATGGTAGGGCACCCACCTCTTCCAAACTAAAACCATGCTGTGAATGATTACAAACATATAACTAGTGAAATTGTACAAAACCATGCCCTTGGCCTCAGAAGAGTTTGACATAGGAATGCAGAATTCTCCACTGAGTAACATTAGGTGAGTGTTTCCAAAGTTAGTAAGTCCTAATATTTGAACCACTCCTGATAGAAGCACAGGAGAGCAGAATGTTTTACAGACTTCCCCAAGTTACCTTGTTTTCTCTCGGCTTTGACTAACTACTAAATGCAGCAAGAATTAGATCTATGAAGTTGCTTGTCAGAACTTACCTTTAGCAGCTTCTCTATTCCTTAGATGAGGAGGGATATAGCGCCCTTCtaagagaaataatataaaattaattaaatgccCAAAACCTTCCATTTAAGCTTTTACCAAAATTTCTGCTATTAAAATAATCAtcctggaaaacatttttttaagaagtcTCCAGCCTTCCAGTCTGATTACTCACCTGGAAATTGAGGGGGGTGGGGAATGAATCTACTTTTACTTTAAATGGGATATTGCTCCGTAAGGAGAACTTTAAAAGGCAGCTGTTCTGTATGCAGGCACAAATACAGCCTAGACTACAAACAAGAAGCAAAACCAAATAAAGGAATGTCAATGTGCTTTATTAAATCTgcaatttaactttctttttcacttgtgggttcaattaaatattaaaaagatctCTACTAGGATGATCAATTCCTAAAGGTAAAAGATTCTTAACATGGAAAATAAGGTGAAATTTAAAGCAAACACCTAGTAATTTTGTGCCCAGTGAGGCTCTTCTTGCCTAAAAAGAAGGACACATCACTTCTTTTTAGTCTGTACCTACTGTTGTTTTGTTTAATGGATGGAAAGAGACCTGAGCTGAAGCAGAGGTCTACTGCCAAATAAGAAACCACCAAGATCCCCTACCTTAATACCAACCTCTAATAAGTCTCCAAATAAcccctcttttaaaataataaaacttttatatctaccttcttttcaaaagaatgatatagcatttaaaatcataattaataCCCCAAAATTCAGTGTAATCTTCTTATGTTAGTGAGTCTCATATTCTTAAAGAGAAAGGAGTAGCTGTATCTGATGAAAGTGCATGTTCCCTTAAAGGAGTTTAATTCTATTCAATTCACTTTAACAGGGATGGACACATCCCCACCACCTCTAAACTGGGCTCAGGATTTATAATGGATGTCAATACAATGGACAAACTCTTCTAGAGCTATATATTGTATAAGGTTTTTAAAGGTTAACTACTTTTACTCAGGAGAACCAAACAGTCCTTTTTACAAAGGCCACAGTGCTTTAGATTGATCACTAAGGTCTACATAGTTCTACATAACACTAAGGTCTACATAATtctttacataataaaaattggagggcaaattcttaaattttaaataagtccAATGAAATATAGATATTAAGCTCTAATAGTCAATAAATCCATAAAATGTTTTACTTACTGCTAGCTGTAGTTCCTCCACTCTGATTATCTGAAGAGTTCAGGTCTAGGCCAGCAAACTAAGAGAAGAGAGTTAGATGGTTAACAGCCCATATGCTGAAATATTATATTAACAGAAAACTAGTCCTGCTCTCTAGCACTTACTAGCATTACATTCAAATAGTTGTCCTGCCTACCTTACGGGGTTGATATCAAAACTCTTAATGAAAATGTGACTAAGAATGCTTTGAAGCCTGTAAAGCTCTAAGCAAATGCAAACTAGTATTACTGTGTATACTGCACAAGGCAGCACACCAAGATGCTGGTGCTACCCAACAGAAACTGTCcaaatttaattcattcatttaaaatgaattttcctgTAACATTTTCCACAGTGCAAGCTCCCTAACCAAACTAAAACTTAAATACATtgaatctcaaaattaaaattatctttgaatgTCAAATAGATAAGGGGTTCATTTTAGTGCAGACCGTAAATGTTCCCAATGCCACCCACTTTCTACTTGGAATTATTTTATGCCTAAAAAGAACACCCTAAAAATATCAGGACAAATTTTGAATTGACCATTCCTTAGTTCCTTCATCCCCAAATAttacatgcatattttaaattaggaTAGTActcttaaagaacaaaaaacttAGGAATATACCCACCGCTTACTATAATCACTATGTTAAGCATAACTCTGAAGTAGTTACCTATTTATTCTCCCAGTTTAGTAAGTTCAAAGACGACTTTGAATAAATGGCACAACTGGCATTCAAATGCTCTTAAAGAGTAGACATTTTACTGCCCTTAGTTTGTATTTCTACCTATCTATCCCCTTACACTAGTAGCTCAAAGCCTCAACGTTCTAGGAAAAGGTTACCTGCTGTCTTTATAACATTGTATAATGACTAACCAGGAACTATTTACAAGCAGTAGGGGGAAAACTATACATTCgaaaagaaacatttcatttttttcaagccaCAAAAGACCAATTCACACAGTACTGTTGCCAACCTGTTTGCAAAAAGAGATACCCTAATATACCATGTTTATAAATCCTGTGTTAAAAGCTCAACATGATACTGCCAAACCGCAAGCATCAATGGAGTCACTGAAAATTGGAACCAGATGCTACAATGTCTTTAAAATAACACTTTAGGTACCTCATTTCCAGAATTTCGATTAGCAAAAACGCTGCCACGCTTTCTCCGCTTTCTCCGCTTTCTCCGTGTAGTTAACAAACTGATACTTTAAAGCACAATAGGAACACAAACTTTCTTTTTGCACTTGttacaagttttgtttttaactttacacTGTAGCAACATCAACTAAGAAGCAACTGCAAATGTTTCTGTAAATTGTTAGGATTACATTGCTGCAATCTTCTCAGTTGTGACTTTGCTACAAATTCTTAATTCTAGACTAATGACTCTGAATTCATTGAGTTAAATCGGTTACAAATTTAAATAAGGTTCACTGCTGACTAGTACCTTAAAAAACCACACCATCtatatagaaaatgttaaaactgGGGATAACCAAATTTTGTCTGTGCTCCATTCAACATGTGAAGTGTCAGCAATATGGAGAACTTAATATATAATTGGTTCATTACGGGGGTAAAAAATGCTCCCAATGGGACAGATCGTTAAATCCCTAAAAACATTACATATGACTACATTAAAATCTATA belongs to Eulemur rufifrons isolate Redbay chromosome 30, OSU_ERuf_1, whole genome shotgun sequence and includes:
- the DDX3X gene encoding ATP-dependent RNA helicase DDX3X isoform X2, with translation MSHVAVENALGLDQQFAGLDLNSSDNQSGGTTASKGRYIPPHLRNREAAKGFYDKDGSGWSSSKDKDAYSSFGSRSDSRGKSSFFSDRGSGPRGRFDDRGRNDYDGIGSRGDRSGFGKFERGGNSRWCDKSDEDDWSKPLPPSERLEQELFSGGNTGINFEKYDDIPVEATGNNCPPHIESFSDVEMGEIIMGNIELTRYTRPTPVQKHAIPIIKEKRDLMACAQTGSGKTAAFLLPILSQIYSDGPGEALRAMKENGRYGRRKQYPISLVLAPTRELAVQIYEEARKFSYRSRVRPCVVYGGADIGQQIRDLERGCHLLVATPGRLVDMMERGKIGLDFCKYLVLDEADRMLDMGFEPQIRRIVEQDTMPPKGVRHTMMFSATFPKEIQMLARDFLDEYIFLAVGRVGSTSENITQKVVWVEEPDKRSFLLDLLNATGKDSLTLVFVETKKGADSLEDFLYHEGYACTSIHGDRSQRDREEALHQFRSGKSPILVATAVAARGLDISNVKHVINFDLPSDIEEYVHRIGRTGRVGNLGLATSFFNERNINITKDLLDLLVEAKQEVPSWLENMAYEHHYKGSSRGRSKSRFSGGFGARDYRQSSGSSSSSFSSSRASSSRSGGGGHGSSRGFGGGGYGGFYNSDGYGGNYNSQGVDWWGN
- the DDX3X gene encoding ATP-dependent RNA helicase DDX3X isoform X5 translates to MSHVAVENALGLDQQFAGLDLNSSDNQSGGTTASKGRYIPPHLRNREAAKGFYDKDGSGWSSSKDKDAYSSFGSRSDSRGKSSFFSDRGSGPRGRFDDRGRNDYDGIGSRGDRSGFGKFERGGNSRWCDKSDEDDWSKPLPPSERLEQELFSGGNTGINFEKYDDIPVEATGNNCPPHIESFSDVEMGEIIMGNIELTRYTRPTPVQKHAIPIIKEKRDLMACAQTGSGKTAAFLLPILSQIYSDGPGEALRAMKENGRYGRRKQYPISLVLAPTRELAVQIYEEARKFSYRSRVRPCVVYGGADIGQQIRDLERGCHLLVATPGRLVDMMERGKIGLDFCKYLVLDEADRMLDMGFEPQIRRIVEQDTMPPKGVRHTMMFSATFPKEIQMLARDFLDEYIFLAVGRVGSTSENITQKVVWVEEPDKRSFLLDLLNATGKDSLTLVFVETKKGADSLEDFLYHEGYACTSIHGDRSQRDREEALHQFRSGKSPILVATAVAARGLDISNVKHVINFDLPSDIEEYVHRIGRTGRVGNLAKQEVPSWLENMAYEHHYKGSSRGRSKSSRFSGGFGARDYRQSSGSSSSSFSSSRASSSRSGGGGHGSSRGFGGGGYGGFYNSDGYGGNYNSQGVDWWGN
- the DDX3X gene encoding ATP-dependent RNA helicase DDX3X isoform X4, giving the protein MSHVAVENALGLDQQFAGLDLNSSDNQSGGTTASRFYDKDGSGWSSSKDKDAYSSFGSRSDSRGKSSFFSDRGSGPRGRFDDRGRNDYDGIGSRGDRSGFGKFERGGNSRWCDKSDEDDWSKPLPPSERLEQELFSGGNTGINFEKYDDIPVEATGNNCPPHIESFSDVEMGEIIMGNIELTRYTRPTPVQKHAIPIIKEKRDLMACAQTGSGKTAAFLLPILSQIYSDGPGEALRAMKENGRYGRRKQYPISLVLAPTRELAVQIYEEARKFSYRSRVRPCVVYGGADIGQQIRDLERGCHLLVATPGRLVDMMERGKIGLDFCKYLVLDEADRMLDMGFEPQIRRIVEQDTMPPKGVRHTMMFSATFPKEIQMLARDFLDEYIFLAVGRVGSTSENITQKVVWVEEPDKRSFLLDLLNATGKDSLTLVFVETKKGADSLEDFLYHEGYACTSIHGDRSQRDREEALHQFRSGKSPILVATAVAARGLDISNVKHVINFDLPSDIEEYVHRIGRTGRVGNLGLATSFFNERNINITKDLLDLLVEAKQEVPSWLENMAYEHHYKGSSRGRSKSSRFSGGFGARDYRQSSGSSSSSFSSSRASSSRSGGGGHGSSRGFGGGGYGGFYNSDGYGGNYNSQGVDWWGN
- the DDX3X gene encoding ATP-dependent RNA helicase DDX3X isoform X3, whose translation is MSHVAVENALGLDQQFAGLDLNSSDNQSGGTTASRRYIPPHLRNREAAKGFYDKDGSGWSSSKDKDAYSSFGSRSDSRGKSSFFSDRGSGPRGRFDDRGRNDYDGIGSRGDRSGFGKFERGGNSRWCDKSDEDDWSKPLPPSERLEQELFSGGNTGINFEKYDDIPVEATGNNCPPHIESFSDVEMGEIIMGNIELTRYTRPTPVQKHAIPIIKEKRDLMACAQTGSGKTAAFLLPILSQIYSDGPGEALRAMKENGRYGRRKQYPISLVLAPTRELAVQIYEEARKFSYRSRVRPCVVYGGADIGQQIRDLERGCHLLVATPGRLVDMMERGKIGLDFCKYLVLDEADRMLDMGFEPQIRRIVEQDTMPPKGVRHTMMFSATFPKEIQMLARDFLDEYIFLAVGRVGSTSENITQKVVWVEEPDKRSFLLDLLNATGKDSLTLVFVETKKGADSLEDFLYHEGYACTSIHGDRSQRDREEALHQFRSGKSPILVATAVAARGLDISNVKHVINFDLPSDIEEYVHRIGRTGRVGNLGLATSFFNERNINITKDLLDLLVEAKQEVPSWLENMAYEHHYKGSSRGRSKSSRFSGGFGARDYRQSSGSSSSSFSSSRASSSRSGGGGHGSSRGFGGGGYGGFYNSDGYGGNYNSQGVDWWGN
- the DDX3X gene encoding ATP-dependent RNA helicase DDX3X isoform X1 — translated: MSHVAVENALGLDQQFAGLDLNSSDNQSGGTTASKGRYIPPHLRNREAAKGFYDKDGSGWSSSKDKDAYSSFGSRSDSRGKSSFFSDRGSGPRGRFDDRGRNDYDGIGSRGDRSGFGKFERGGNSRWCDKSDEDDWSKPLPPSERLEQELFSGGNTGINFEKYDDIPVEATGNNCPPHIESFSDVEMGEIIMGNIELTRYTRPTPVQKHAIPIIKEKRDLMACAQTGSGKTAAFLLPILSQIYSDGPGEALRAMKENGRYGRRKQYPISLVLAPTRELAVQIYEEARKFSYRSRVRPCVVYGGADIGQQIRDLERGCHLLVATPGRLVDMMERGKIGLDFCKYLVLDEADRMLDMGFEPQIRRIVEQDTMPPKGVRHTMMFSATFPKEIQMLARDFLDEYIFLAVGRVGSTSENITQKVVWVEEPDKRSFLLDLLNATGKDSLTLVFVETKKGADSLEDFLYHEGYACTSIHGDRSQRDREEALHQFRSGKSPILVATAVAARGLDISNVKHVINFDLPSDIEEYVHRIGRTGRVGNLGLATSFFNERNINITKDLLDLLVEAKQEVPSWLENMAYEHHYKGSSRGRSKSSRFSGGFGARDYRQSSGSSSSSFSSSRASSSRSGGGGHGSSRGFGGGGYGGFYNSDGYGGNYNSQGVDWWGN